Within the Nocardioides aurantiacus genome, the region CGGCGAAGCCCGCGTGAGCGCTAGCTGCGACAGCCCCTGTAAGCGCATTGTTTCCAAGAGCATGGCTGCGGAAGTTGGTGGCCGTCCTCGGTCCGGAACGGTGGCTGAGGGGATAGAAGTGTCAATGTCAGAGGTGCCACCATTGCGGCTGCGAGACCCGTCGCGCGGACAGCCGAGATCGCACTGGCGTCAGGCCAAGACGAGGTCGGTCGGACCGTCTAGGTCACACACGAGATGCTCCCGACGAGATTCAGACGGTCGTCCTTGACGATGTTCGGGCGTAGTCCCCCTGCCGCCCCCATGCACTGAAATTGCTGTCCCGGACGTCGTGCAGTACTCGACGGGAAGCCGTGCCAAGTGCGCGTCGAGGGCGTCGAGAGCACGCCCTAGCGACGCACGTGCTTACAGATGAGCGAGCCCGGCCGCGTCAGCGCCTCGAAGTGGCTGATGAACAGCGCGGCAGAAGTTCGGACTCCGCGCGCCCTGGCGCTACGAACCAGCATGTGGAGCAGCAGGTCGGTCCGCACCGGCTCGAACACGCAGACCGCAGCGGTCTCGGTGGCGAGGACAAGGTCCGTCGGGATGTCGCTGAATGCTGCGTCTGGCTACGCCGAACACTCGACAGCGCGGTACGTCAACCCGGTACCCCAAGCGCTACCGACCCGGCCACCCGAAGTGGTGACACACTCGTCCTGTCGGTCGTGGATGCCCATCGCGTCATGGTGCGTCTCTGCGGCCCGTGTACAGATTCGACTCCGAGGATCACCTCCGACAAAGGAACAGACGTCCAACTATGAGTTCCGCAGGCGGATCGGCCGGAGGAGACGACCGTGCGCCGCCTCTGCTGGGTCGATACACCTACCACCCGTCTCAGGACCGCTGGTGGTGGTCAGAGGGGATGTTTGCGATCCACGGGCTCGAGCCCGGCGAGAAAGCCCCAGACACCCAGTTCATCCTGTCTCACATTCACCCCGACGATCTCGCCCTTGCCTGGCAGTCGCGCGAGGACGCCTTGACGTCAGGCACACCGTTCACCTTCCCGCACCGCATCATCCGCCCGTCCGGTGCGCTGCGGACCGTGATCGCAGCTGGCCAGTGTCGAATGTCATCCAAACGTCACTCCAAGTGTCACCGGGGCGTCAAAACGCTTGCCTAACCTCGGTTTTCACGCGTCGGTGCAATCGGGGGGCCCCTGTGTGTGCACCTAGTCTCATGGGTCGCTACGGCATCTCCCTCAGTCGGCAAACCTGATCGCTCGCCTGGCTATGAGCCGACGGGCCTCAGGACGACCAGGGTCACTCGGCTGCTTCTTCGTTGCCCGCGATGGGCTTCCAGTCGCCGCCCTCGCGCACCTTGTCGTACTTGGGTGGGTCCAGGTGGAACTCGTCGGTGTCTTCGTCCGGGCGCTCCGTAGCCGGGGTATTGGGCTCGTCGGGTTTCTCGCTCATGTCACCTCCCCTGCTGCTGGATCAGTATTGCGAACAGAAGGACGCTGATGAACACGACTGTGGCTGCCAACGCCCATGTTGCCCAACCGAACCACCATGAGCGGTTGTCGGCGGCGTTCTTGGCGGTGTCGATCGGGGATTCCTGCTGGAGATCGGTAGCGCTGAGGAAGGTCTCGGTGATGTTGCGTTGGTAGTCGTCGCTCGCTGGGTTGGTGTCGTCGTTGTACTTCTGCCACCACTGGCGAAGTTGATGACTGTTCGCAACTGTCACTTCGATGGTTCTGAGGGCTCGTATGCAGCAGAAGGCTGTGGCGAAGAGCGCGGCGACGGTGAGGGCCAGGACGAGCCATATGAAGGCGTTGGGGTTTATGCCGGGAAGCCGTGTCCCTTGAAGCAGGAGCGCGAGGGTGACTCCGGTGAAGCCGAGGAGGGCTGTCGCTCGGGCGGTGGTGCTTTCGCTGCGACGGTTGTGCCATTCGATGAGCCACTTGGCTTGGTCGGTGAAAACGTTGGTGTCGTCGGGTTCCGTCACGGGTTTAGCCCCAGGTCTCCTTGAGCCACTTGCTACCTGAGGTGTTGAACCCGGTCCATGCGCGCGCGTCGCTTGTGACGTCGATGACGAGTATTTCGTCGTCGCTGCCCACGATCTTCTTGAGGTCGTCGCGGATGTTTGAGGTGGTTCGGTTGGTCTTGACGAGCCAGGTTGAGTCAAGGTGGTGCCACCACGCGCCGTAACTCTTGATTTTCTCGATGAGTTCGTCGTAGTTCTGGCCGGGTGAGTTGAGGTCGTATGCAATGAGTTTGGTGGACACCTGGGGGATCTCGGCTTTCCGTCTCGCTCAGTTGGTTGTTGCGTCGAACCGGTTGTTGACCATCTCCTGTGTTACCTGCGCGTTCCGTCGGGCCAGATGATCAGAACTGGGGTTTCTTGCGACTGGGCGTAACGCACTACGTCGGCTGTGCCTCCGAGGCCCTTCGCGTCTTCGCCGTCCCATACGGCAAAGACGATATCGACATCGTCGACGACCTGCTTCCCCGCAGCCAAGAAGGCCTCTTCGGACGGTTCAGCGAACTTCAACTTGGTCGTGCGGGTGGTCTGCGCCAGAAGCAGGCGGTACTGGGTGCCGCCGTCGTCGAACGTCGCCTCGTAATCGTCGCAGGGGATGACCGCTTCGATGGTTCCTCCGGCGGCGAGGACGTGACGGGCGAAGAGTTGGTCTGCACCGGCGGCGAGGCTGGTGACGCCGATCAGTGGCTGCGGGGCCGCTGCGAGTTGGGCTTGCAGTTTGGCCTCGACGAACGTCCATGCTTCGGCTGGTGCCTGCTGGTGTCCCGTGATTCCGATCTTCATCAGAGACGCGCCTGTGAGGCGAGTCGGTGGTACCGCCGCCCCAGCGGGGTGAGGCGGCATCCCGTGCGGTTCATGGCGGCCCAGTACATGTGCTCTTCTCCGACCGGCTCGACCAGTTTCACGTGTGAACACTTCTGGAGTTGTTTGAAGATCGCCTCGTTGGTCTCGTTGCGCGGCTCTTCCGTGTCCTCGTAACTGGGGTCGAGGGGGTAGACGTCGAAGGGGTCTGGGAACCAGTTGGAAAGTTCGCGCAGGGTGCTGGGGCTGACCGGTGGCGTGCACCGCCTAAGTGGTTTCAGGCTGTCGAGGTTCGCCTTGAACGTGGGGCGTTGCTCCCAGGCTCCGAATGCTTCGGACAGGTAGGCGTATGCGCCAGCCACGGTTACTTCACCGGTGATCTCGGCTGCTCCTCCTTCAAGAGCGCCTTCGAGGTAGGTGGAAAACTGTCCCCGGCCTTCTGCTGTCTCGGCTGAGGTTTCAGAGACCCGACTCGACGTGAGCATGGACAGGCCCTGACGGATAGCCGCACCGCGCGCGATCATGGGGACTCGGCCAGCGCCGCCGGAGAAGCAGCAGTCGAGGATGACCACGATCTGCTGGACCGGTGAGCCTTCGATGCGGCTGAGGATCTCGGTGAAGCGCAAGCCCGGCGTGTATTCAGTCGCGTCGCTGGTCATCAGCGTGACGTCCTCGTCGGCCTCCTCACCGTGTCCGGCGAAGTAGAGGACCGCTTGGTCGGCGGGGCTGGACAGGAGGTGCCCGACTGCTTTCACGAGGTCGTCGCGCGACACGTATCCCCCGTCAGCGCCTGCTGTCAGGGTTACCGTCTCGAAGTTCGGTGCGGCGTCATCGTCGCGATGGAAGAGTGGCGACAGCGCCTGCACATCGTTGACGCACCCTTCGAGGTCCTCGATCTGGTCATAGGAGTCGATACCTACGAGAAGGGCCCGCTTCATCCGAGTCCGTCGATGAAGGTCCGGATGTTGTCCCACGTCCAGGACTTGCAGGGCGCACTGCCCATCTGGGTGGGCTTGGTGCGGTGGTCGCCCATCCAGATGCCCAGGAGGGGGACGCCCTCATCCACGGCACACTCAATCTCCCACAGTTGACCCGTCGCCTGGGCGGTGTCCTTACTGATCAGTGCGATGACACCGTCCGAACGCAGGATGCGCGTGCGGACCTTCTTCTTCCACTCCGTCTCGTACGGCTCCTTGACGGACATATCAACGTACTCGAACGGGCTGCTGGTGTTCAGGCTCTGGCCGCGTAGCAGATCCCGGCTCGCGGTGTCTTCGGTCGCGAACGCGATGAAGATGGTCTTCTTTTCGGCTGCCATGCGCTGATCCTCCGAGATGCTCGGGATTGGTTGGGTCGCTGCTTAGTTCATCGCTGGGGTTGTGCAGGCGCATGCGCGACGCCTGTCCGCTGCGTCTTGCTCATCTAGGTGCACTGGTCGACCATCGCGGCGACGTTCTCCCACGTCCAGGCGACGACGTTGTTGCGTCCGAGCCCGGTGGGCAGGGTGGACGTTGTCCCTGCCCCGTTGACGTACACCCCGAAGCAGGGCACAGCGACGCGCTTCGCCATGGCGATCTCTTTCGCCACGCCAGTCGCGGTGCTCATGTTCTTTCCGACAAGCACGATGAGCATGTGGCACTTGCTGATCTTCTCTTCGATCAGCGCTTCCCACTGCGCCTGCGGCAGAGAGGTCTTCGATGACCAGTCCTGTGCGGCGAAAGGGGTGGGTGAGTCGGTTTTCGCCTGCCCCGCGAACAGGATTTTGGGCGCGAGGTCGTGGTCGAAGTCAAAACTCAGAAAGGCCCGAGGCAAGGCCATGGGTCGCTCCTTAATCTTCGGGTGTGTTGGTTCTGGGACTGTAGGTGAGCCCACCGACAGTTCTCACTGTCTCAATCGGCTGCCGAAGGGCGATTTCGACGGGTGCGGCGTTGGGGGCGTGGCGCACGGGCTGAGTAGCGTCGCGCTCACCACCGGATGTGGTGTGGTCCGGTTGACCGGGCATGCGGGCTCCCTAGCGGTGTATCGGCGCTGGGGAAGGTGACGCCTGACGGTCGAGCCGACTGCGCGGCTCGACCTTCATTGCCAAACACCCGATGTGTCTCGGCCCGCCGACACGCCCGTGGGTCCAGTTTTCTTCGCGCCAGTCTCGGGATGCGGTCGGCGGGCAGTCATGGTCGCTGTTCCTGGGTGCCGGTGAATCGATGGAGGAACAGGTCGAGCCTGCTGATTAGCCCGTGACGGACGTCGTAGTCGCGTCGCGCCTTCACGTGGAGCCAGGGGTCGAACTTCAAGGGGACCT harbors:
- a CDS encoding TIR domain-containing protein: MAAEKKTIFIAFATEDTASRDLLRGQSLNTSSPFEYVDMSVKEPYETEWKKKVRTRILRSDGVIALISKDTAQATGQLWEIECAVDEGVPLLGIWMGDHRTKPTQMGSAPCKSWTWDNIRTFIDGLG
- a CDS encoding PAS domain-containing protein, translating into MSSAGGSAGGDDRAPPLLGRYTYHPSQDRWWWSEGMFAIHGLEPGEKAPDTQFILSHIHPDDLALAWQSREDALTSGTPFTFPHRIIRPSGALRTVIAAGQCRMSSKRHSKCHRGVKTLA
- a CDS encoding TIR domain-containing protein: MALPRAFLSFDFDHDLAPKILFAGQAKTDSPTPFAAQDWSSKTSLPQAQWEALIEEKISKCHMLIVLVGKNMSTATGVAKEIAMAKRVAVPCFGVYVNGAGTTSTLPTGLGRNNVVAWTWENVAAMVDQCT
- a CDS encoding caspase family protein, which gives rise to MKRALLVGIDSYDQIEDLEGCVNDVQALSPLFHRDDDAAPNFETVTLTAGADGGYVSRDDLVKAVGHLLSSPADQAVLYFAGHGEEADEDVTLMTSDATEYTPGLRFTEILSRIEGSPVQQIVVILDCCFSGGAGRVPMIARGAAIRQGLSMLTSSRVSETSAETAEGRGQFSTYLEGALEGGAAEITGEVTVAGAYAYLSEAFGAWEQRPTFKANLDSLKPLRRCTPPVSPSTLRELSNWFPDPFDVYPLDPSYEDTEEPRNETNEAIFKQLQKCSHVKLVEPVGEEHMYWAAMNRTGCRLTPLGRRYHRLASQARL
- a CDS encoding SinR family protein, which gives rise to MSTKLIAYDLNSPGQNYDELIEKIKSYGAWWHHLDSTWLVKTNRTTSNIRDDLKKIVGSDDEILVIDVTSDARAWTGFNTSGSKWLKETWG